A part of Candidatus Abyssobacteria bacterium SURF_5 genomic DNA contains:
- the hisF gene encoding imidazole glycerol phosphate synthase subunit HisF, whose translation MLAKRIIPCLDVKDGRVVKGINFVGLRDAGDPVEVAKRYDQEHADELVFLDITASYEKRGIMLSVVSKTAEQVFMPLTVGGGIGAIEDIRELLRAGADKISINTTAVNDPGIIARSSDRFGSQCIVVAIDAKRTAAGFEVFIHGGRTPTGIDALAWAERANQLGAGEILLTSMDYDGTQKGYDIELTREIARRVSIPVIASGGAGNLDHLYEALADGHADAVLAASIFHYQKFSIREAKEFLKERGVCVRESAAIS comes from the coding sequence ATGCTGGCCAAACGAATCATCCCCTGCCTTGACGTGAAAGACGGCCGCGTCGTTAAGGGAATCAATTTCGTCGGTCTCCGTGATGCCGGTGATCCCGTCGAGGTCGCAAAACGGTACGACCAGGAACACGCCGATGAGTTGGTTTTCCTCGATATTACCGCCTCGTATGAAAAACGCGGCATCATGCTCTCTGTTGTGAGCAAAACAGCAGAACAGGTTTTCATGCCACTGACTGTGGGAGGCGGCATCGGCGCCATCGAGGATATTCGTGAGCTGCTGCGGGCAGGCGCAGACAAAATATCGATTAATACCACGGCGGTAAACGATCCCGGCATCATCGCGCGCTCTTCCGACCGCTTCGGGAGTCAGTGCATTGTTGTCGCGATCGACGCCAAGCGCACAGCCGCCGGCTTTGAGGTCTTCATCCACGGCGGACGAACACCGACCGGAATCGATGCGCTTGCCTGGGCGGAGCGCGCGAACCAGCTCGGAGCCGGTGAAATCCTGCTCACCAGCATGGACTATGACGGTACCCAAAAGGGTTATGACATAGAGTTGACGCGCGAAATCGCCCGGCGTGTCTCAATACCGGTTATCGCTTCGGGCGGGGCCGGCAACCTCGACCATTTATACGAAGCCCTCGCCGATGGACACGCCGATGCGGTGCTCGCCGCCTCGATATTCCACTACCAAAAATTCTCGATTAGAGAAGCCAAGGAGTTTCTGAAGGAGCGCGGCGTTTGCGTGCGTGAATCCGCGGCAATTTCATGA